The Nitrosopumilus cobalaminigenes genome contains a region encoding:
- a CDS encoding P-II family nitrogen regulator: protein MLKIEVILGENDVMAISEGLKKIGIGGLTVSKVRGRGKKPGPEIHASKGSEIFVPQFSEKYRLEAIISDAEEDEVISIIKKHGRVGKIFVSQILRAVDIATEEEGESTI from the coding sequence ATGCTCAAAATAGAAGTCATACTTGGAGAAAACGATGTCATGGCAATTAGTGAAGGATTAAAAAAAATCGGCATTGGTGGCCTTACAGTATCTAAAGTAAGAGGAAGAGGAAAGAAACCAGGACCTGAGATTCACGCCTCAAAAGGAAGTGAAATTTTTGTACCTCAATTTAGTGAAAAATACAGATTAGAAGCCATAATTTCAGATGCAGAAGAAGATGAAGTGATTAGCATTATCAAAAAACATGGCAGAGTAGGTAAAATCTTTGTTTCTCAAATTTTACGTGCAGTGGATATTGCTACAGAGGAAGAAGGAGAAAGCACAATCTAA
- a CDS encoding universal stress protein yields MAKFKKILVPLDGSSNSMRGLDRAIEIAKGGDAEITGFYVFHLPIAAGIKYTKKMKDEAQKKAVKAIGPAMNKTQKAGATFKYKTGGGNTGSEIVKFAKNGKFDMIVIGARGLGGAKEAFLGSTSNYVMHKTNVPVLVVK; encoded by the coding sequence ATGGCAAAGTTCAAAAAAATTCTAGTTCCCCTTGATGGTTCATCAAATTCTATGAGAGGATTAGATAGAGCAATTGAAATTGCAAAAGGTGGAGATGCAGAAATTACAGGATTTTATGTATTTCATTTACCTATAGCTGCTGGAATAAAATATACAAAGAAAATGAAAGATGAGGCACAAAAGAAAGCTGTTAAAGCTATTGGTCCCGCTATGAATAAAACTCAAAAAGCTGGTGCCACTTTCAAATACAAAACTGGTGGTGGAAATACTGGTTCTGAAATTGTCAAGTTTGCTAAAAACGGAAAATTTGACATGATTGTAATTGGTGCAAGAGGATTAGGTGGCGCAAAAGAGGCATTTCTTGGAAGCACATCAAATTATGTAATGCATAAAACTAATGTCCCAGTATTAGTAGTCAAATAG
- a CDS encoding VIT1/CCC1 transporter family protein yields the protein MKIHFDDFIYGSIDGAVTTFAIVAGVMGASLPSAIILILGFANLFADGVAMAAANYQASKARNEFIQMKRKQEEWEIDNLGEQEREEIRNIYREKGFKDELLEDVVRIITSKRKVWIDTMMKEELGLIEDEKDPMHSSVSTFVGFNLVGLIPLIPFMVFMIIGIELNGEAFVYSIAGVCAAFFLVGMIKGIIVKKSIIRSGIYTLIIGSVAAIVAYIVGYGLNSLIH from the coding sequence ATGAAAATACATTTTGATGATTTTATTTATGGTTCTATAGACGGAGCAGTTACAACTTTTGCAATAGTTGCAGGAGTTATGGGTGCCTCATTACCCTCTGCAATAATATTAATTCTAGGATTTGCAAATTTGTTTGCTGATGGAGTCGCTATGGCTGCAGCAAATTATCAAGCATCAAAAGCAAGGAATGAATTCATACAAATGAAAAGAAAACAAGAAGAATGGGAAATTGATAATCTAGGAGAACAAGAAAGAGAAGAAATCAGAAATATTTACAGAGAAAAAGGTTTCAAAGATGAATTGTTAGAAGATGTTGTAAGAATAATTACATCAAAGAGAAAGGTGTGGATAGATACTATGATGAAAGAAGAATTAGGATTAATTGAAGATGAAAAAGATCCTATGCATAGTTCCGTAAGCACTTTTGTTGGTTTCAATCTTGTTGGATTAATTCCATTGATTCCGTTTATGGTTTTCATGATAATAGGAATAGAATTGAATGGAGAAGCTTTTGTATATTCTATTGCAGGTGTTTGTGCTGCATTCTTTCTTGTTGGAATGATAAAAGGAATAATTGTAAAAAAATCAATTATTCGTTCAGGAATTTACACATTGATTATAGGTAGTGTTGCAGCTATTGTTGCGTATATTGTTGGATATGGATTAAATTCGTTAATTCATTAG
- a CDS encoding P-II family nitrogen regulator: protein MKKIEAVIKRKNFPTIKTNLAAVGTYIIDKRNLDDSNIYDESLGSRAGSTGLKSVPLAKIEMVVSDKDARKVVEMISKNSGLSSNHGGKIFVSEMEEVVDMETLDGQQDLEIPSQEKIETKQLPKRSRFVPLQKFTLNKLQMTYEENKETLRDDYRIKSFSDFVNYCIMKSLPTIEKQLKNPTIIYENNFGDF, encoded by the coding sequence GTGAAAAAGATAGAGGCTGTAATTAAAAGAAAAAATTTTCCTACAATTAAAACCAATTTAGCTGCTGTAGGGACATACATTATTGATAAACGAAATTTAGATGATAGTAATATCTACGATGAATCATTGGGTTCTCGTGCTGGCTCTACTGGATTAAAATCTGTTCCATTAGCAAAAATCGAAATGGTAGTTTCTGACAAAGATGCAAGAAAAGTAGTTGAAATGATTTCAAAAAATTCTGGGCTATCATCTAATCATGGAGGAAAAATTTTCGTCTCTGAAATGGAAGAAGTAGTTGATATGGAAACACTTGATGGACAACAAGATCTTGAAATTCCTTCACAAGAAAAAATTGAAACAAAACAATTACCTAAACGAAGTAGATTTGTTCCACTGCAAAAATTCACTTTAAACAAACTACAAATGACTTATGAAGAAAATAAAGAAACACTTCGAGATGATTATAGAATTAAATCCTTTAGTGATTTTGTAAATTATTGTATAATGAAATCATTACCAACAATAGAAAAACAACTAAAAAACCCTACAATTATTTATGAAAATAATTTTGGTGATTTTTAA
- a CDS encoding KamA family radical SAM protein: MTYQESTWDDSPSLKSYTLSNFRTLPQIQNLGEEIQFEMEVVGNVLPFKANNYVVEQLIDWNNVPNDPIFVLTFPQKGMLKPEHYQKMETALKNNLDKKEITKIANEIRLQLNPHPAGQMELNVPTLKDGTKLYGMQHKYKETCLFFPSQSQTCHAYCSFCFRWPQFVGMDEMKFAMQEGEQLVQYVSEHPEISDVLFTGGDPMIMKAKIFSKYVDTLIDAKLPNLKTIRIGTKALAYWPYKFLTDSDSQEMLDVFKKITDSGLHLAFMAHFNHLNELSTDAVKNAIKEVRKTGAQIRTQSPILAHINDDSEMWAKMWTKQVQLGCIPYYMFVVRDTGAQHYFGIPLVKAYDIFRKAYSSVSGLARTVRGPSMSATPGKVHVIGTAQLNDQKVIVLRFLQGRNPDWVQVPFFAKYDENAIWLDDLKPALTDKFFFDEEMKNFKATHPTEDYPES, encoded by the coding sequence ATGACCTATCAGGAATCAACATGGGATGATTCACCATCTCTAAAATCTTACACATTATCAAATTTTCGTACTTTGCCACAAATTCAAAATCTTGGTGAGGAAATCCAATTTGAGATGGAAGTTGTAGGAAATGTTTTGCCATTTAAAGCAAATAATTATGTTGTTGAACAATTAATTGATTGGAATAATGTCCCAAATGATCCAATCTTTGTGTTAACATTTCCTCAAAAAGGAATGCTAAAACCAGAACATTATCAAAAAATGGAAACTGCTTTAAAAAATAATTTAGATAAAAAAGAGATTACAAAAATTGCAAATGAAATTCGTTTACAATTAAATCCTCATCCTGCAGGTCAAATGGAATTGAATGTTCCAACATTAAAAGATGGAACCAAACTTTATGGGATGCAACATAAATACAAAGAAACATGTCTTTTCTTTCCTAGTCAAAGTCAAACATGTCATGCATATTGTAGTTTTTGTTTTAGATGGCCACAATTTGTTGGCATGGATGAAATGAAATTTGCAATGCAAGAAGGAGAACAATTAGTTCAATATGTTTCAGAACATCCAGAAATTTCTGATGTGCTTTTCACTGGTGGTGATCCAATGATTATGAAAGCAAAAATTTTCTCAAAATATGTTGATACTTTAATTGATGCTAAACTACCAAATCTTAAAACAATTAGAATTGGAACAAAGGCTCTAGCATATTGGCCTTACAAATTTTTAACCGATTCAGATTCTCAAGAAATGTTAGATGTTTTCAAAAAAATTACTGATAGTGGATTACATCTAGCATTTATGGCTCACTTTAATCATTTGAATGAATTATCTACAGATGCAGTAAAAAATGCAATTAAAGAAGTTAGAAAAACGGGTGCACAAATTAGAACTCAATCCCCAATATTGGCACATATCAATGATGATTCAGAAATGTGGGCAAAAATGTGGACTAAACAAGTTCAACTTGGATGTATTCCATACTATATGTTTGTAGTACGAGATACTGGTGCTCAACATTATTTTGGAATTCCTCTAGTCAAGGCTTATGATATTTTCCGAAAAGCATATTCTTCAGTTAGTGGATTAGCTAGAACCGTTCGTGGACCAAGTATGTCCGCAACCCCAGGAAAAGTACACGTCATTGGAACTGCTCAACTTAATGATCAAAAAGTAATTGTTTTGAGATTTTTACAGGGTAGAAATCCTGATTGGGTGCAAGTACCATTCTTTGCAAAATATGATGAAAATGCAATCTGGTTAGACGATTTGAAACCTGCTCTTACTGACAAATTCTTTTTTGATGAAGAAATGAAAAATTTCAAAGCAACACATCCAACTGAAGATTATCCTGAATCTTAG
- a CDS encoding J domain-containing protein, whose product MVESNYDILGIIEGSTEKEIRDAFRRLALQYHSDRGGENEQFIKIKQAYDDLKIGKKFPETDYEKLKNSKVYSGDSEADVRRKNQILGQELFKEMKTAEEWAFALNNSNTTASRLFGSKTLGEIELERKANGALSIKGNFMAGTFSYDGPIIMQGSITSPSWTQEFQTNIHLTKGDFKFINPLDNKYKIDNGAKITVDNGNIVVGNVYGRKFKVEDPVRVGVFQIQEHRTHLSAPNGKIIAENLANTVSLEADSVIVLNVEDDVIISAREILFYGGKLTYDSEIILKEGGMIRFFENFSIQGLSGDAIIKLENGKKIRLFDLKTKKIKDLADEFVSNKENYNKDATMVGHGFTITYAMLDNLSLKPAKKQKKSWASKFGFSKK is encoded by the coding sequence TTGGTAGAAAGTAATTATGATATTTTAGGAATTATTGAGGGTTCAACAGAAAAAGAAATTCGTGATGCATTTAGACGATTAGCTCTTCAATATCACTCAGATCGTGGAGGTGAAAATGAACAATTTATAAAAATTAAACAAGCATATGATGATCTAAAAATTGGTAAAAAATTTCCAGAAACAGATTATGAAAAATTAAAAAATTCCAAAGTTTATTCAGGTGATTCTGAAGCTGATGTGAGAAGAAAAAATCAGATTTTAGGTCAAGAACTATTCAAAGAAATGAAAACTGCTGAAGAATGGGCTTTTGCATTGAATAATTCAAACACTACTGCATCTAGATTGTTTGGTTCAAAAACTCTTGGAGAAATAGAATTAGAACGAAAAGCTAATGGTGCTTTGTCAATAAAGGGAAATTTTATGGCTGGAACATTTTCATATGATGGTCCAATAATTATGCAAGGAAGTATTACTAGTCCATCATGGACACAAGAATTTCAAACAAATATTCATCTTACTAAAGGAGATTTTAAATTCATTAATCCATTAGATAATAAATATAAAATTGACAATGGTGCAAAAATTACTGTTGATAATGGAAATATAGTAGTTGGAAATGTTTATGGAAGAAAATTTAAAGTTGAAGATCCTGTTCGTGTAGGTGTTTTCCAAATTCAAGAACACAGAACTCATTTATCAGCTCCCAATGGAAAAATAATTGCTGAAAATCTTGCAAATACAGTATCTCTTGAAGCAGACTCTGTTATTGTTTTGAATGTAGAAGATGATGTTATAATATCTGCAAGAGAAATTTTATTTTATGGTGGAAAATTAACATATGATTCTGAAATTATTCTAAAAGAAGGAGGAATGATACGATTTTTTGAGAATTTTTCTATTCAAGGTTTGAGTGGTGATGCAATAATCAAATTAGAAAACGGTAAAAAGATTAGATTGTTTGATCTGAAAACCAAGAAAATTAAAGATTTGGCTGATGAATTTGTATCAAACAAAGAGAATTACAACAAAGATGCTACTATGGTAGGACATGGATTTACCATCACATATGCAATGTTGGATAATCTTTCACTCAAACCTGCCAAAAAACAAAAAAAGAGTTGGGCATCAAAATTTGGTTTTTCTAAAAAATAA
- a CDS encoding APC family permease, producing the protein MSELTRHMGLFHLTMYGVGLILGAGIYVLIGEAAGFAGNSMWISFLLGAVVAIFAGLSYAELSALFPKAAAEYTFVKNAFKNHFFGFIIGWLTAITSIIVAATVALGFGGYLTQFIDLPITIGAILLIGVLSIVNFIGIKESAWANTIFALITAAGLVLIIFLGFTIEPVESIDYFEAPNGITGIILAFVLIFFAFIGFEDMANVAEEVKRPKKTIPRAIILSVVITGIIYILVSLSAIRILNWEELAASSAPLADVAHSALGINGSVTLSLIALFATASTVLITLVAGARILYGMAKSNSLPQFFARIHPKTKTPWIAVIGILVTSIGFAFVGDIVIIANIVVFAVVITFAAINLAVIVLRYTEPVLERPFRVPINVGKFPILPLFGFGTTIYMALQFEIEVVLVGIAIIGIGAVLYVILRKRNNFTNSI; encoded by the coding sequence ATGTCTGAATTAACACGCCATATGGGATTATTTCATCTTACCATGTACGGTGTTGGATTAATTCTTGGAGCTGGCATCTATGTCTTAATAGGTGAAGCAGCAGGTTTTGCTGGAAATTCCATGTGGATTTCTTTTTTGTTGGGTGCAGTTGTAGCAATTTTTGCTGGATTAAGCTATGCTGAACTTTCAGCTTTATTTCCAAAAGCTGCTGCAGAATACACTTTTGTAAAAAATGCATTCAAGAATCATTTCTTTGGTTTCATAATTGGCTGGTTAACAGCAATAACATCAATCATAGTTGCTGCAACTGTAGCTTTAGGATTTGGGGGATATCTAACTCAGTTTATTGATTTACCGATTACAATTGGTGCCATTCTCTTGATTGGAGTTTTGTCAATTGTGAATTTTATTGGAATTAAAGAATCTGCATGGGCCAATACCATATTTGCATTAATTACTGCAGCTGGACTAGTATTGATAATATTTCTGGGATTTACCATTGAGCCTGTAGAATCTATAGATTATTTTGAGGCACCAAATGGAATTACAGGCATTATTCTTGCATTTGTGTTGATTTTCTTTGCCTTTATTGGATTTGAAGATATGGCAAATGTTGCAGAGGAGGTCAAGAGACCTAAGAAAACAATTCCAAGAGCTATCATTTTATCAGTGGTGATTACTGGAATAATCTACATTCTAGTTTCATTATCAGCTATTCGAATTTTAAATTGGGAAGAATTAGCTGCGTCCTCTGCCCCACTGGCAGATGTAGCTCATAGTGCTTTAGGTATCAATGGAAGTGTCACTCTATCATTAATTGCACTTTTTGCCACTGCTAGTACTGTTTTGATAACATTGGTAGCTGGTGCACGAATTTTGTATGGAATGGCAAAAAGTAATTCATTGCCACAATTTTTTGCAAGAATTCACCCTAAAACAAAGACTCCATGGATTGCAGTAATTGGAATTTTGGTAACTTCTATAGGATTTGCATTTGTTGGAGATATTGTAATTATAGCAAACATTGTTGTTTTTGCTGTAGTTATTACATTTGCAGCAATAAATTTGGCTGTGATAGTTCTCAGATATACAGAACCAGTTTTAGAAAGACCATTTAGAGTTCCAATTAATGTTGGAAAGTTTCCTATCTTGCCACTGTTTGGATTTGGAACTACAATTTACATGGCATTGCAATTCGAAATTGAAGTTGTACTAGTCGGGATAGCCATTATTGGAATTGGTGCAGTTTTGTATGTAATATTAAGAAAACGAAATAACTTTACAAATTCAATCTAA
- the glnA gene encoding type I glutamate--ammonia ligase, whose product MNASQILQTIKDENISFIDFWFVDIFGELHNVGMPSYAIDENSFVNGLEKLDASSIVGFKSVNNSDMILMPDPNSFKILPNDYDPGNRKNARIFCDLYDGSTDKESRYTRDSRGIAFKASEKLQEFGLTHTNWGPEIEFFIFDAINVYPSPYAATHSGGGSGYSIESKESPWAKGNVSTAIDIKEGYYPSQPKDTLNGFRKDVCEDLYNYFGIKIEAEHHEVATSGQCEINLVYDEMITMADNVIAVKNLVKVKAKRKNKVATFMPKPIFGDNASAMHTHQSLWNKNSNAMYDQDDDVAQMSQTGRYYVGGILSHASALCAISNPTTNSYKRLVPGFEAPVNVCWGLANRSTAIRVPMYNRNQEKSKRIEYRVPDPTANIYLLEAALLLAGLDGIKNKIDPGDPVKENVYKLSTEKKREYNIGTLPVSLKGALDSLSSDSDFLEKVFTKDFLDAYSELKYKEYTAFAQTPTAWEVSMYADA is encoded by the coding sequence TTGAACGCAAGTCAGATCCTACAAACGATTAAAGATGAAAACATATCTTTCATCGATTTTTGGTTTGTAGATATTTTTGGTGAACTTCACAATGTTGGAATGCCAAGTTATGCAATTGATGAAAATAGTTTTGTAAACGGACTTGAAAAATTAGATGCAAGTTCTATTGTTGGATTCAAATCTGTAAACAACTCTGATATGATTTTAATGCCGGATCCTAATTCATTTAAAATTCTTCCAAATGATTATGATCCTGGAAATAGAAAAAATGCAAGAATATTTTGTGATCTTTATGATGGCAGTACAGATAAAGAATCAAGATACACTAGAGATTCTAGAGGTATAGCTTTCAAAGCATCAGAGAAACTACAAGAATTTGGATTAACTCATACTAATTGGGGTCCTGAAATAGAATTTTTCATTTTTGATGCTATCAATGTATACCCATCACCTTATGCAGCAACTCATTCTGGTGGTGGTTCTGGATATTCAATAGAATCTAAAGAATCCCCTTGGGCAAAAGGAAATGTAAGTACTGCAATAGATATCAAAGAAGGATACTATCCATCACAACCAAAAGATACTCTTAATGGTTTTAGAAAAGATGTTTGTGAAGATTTATACAATTATTTTGGAATAAAAATTGAGGCTGAACATCATGAAGTTGCAACTTCTGGTCAGTGTGAAATCAATTTAGTTTATGATGAAATGATTACTATGGCAGATAATGTAATCGCAGTTAAAAATTTGGTAAAAGTTAAAGCTAAAAGAAAAAATAAAGTTGCAACCTTTATGCCAAAACCAATTTTTGGCGATAATGCATCTGCCATGCATACACATCAGAGTTTATGGAATAAAAATTCCAATGCAATGTATGATCAAGATGATGATGTAGCACAAATGAGTCAAACTGGTAGATATTATGTTGGAGGAATTCTAAGTCATGCTTCAGCATTATGTGCAATATCAAATCCTACAACTAATTCCTACAAACGTCTTGTTCCTGGATTTGAAGCACCAGTCAATGTATGTTGGGGATTAGCAAATCGTTCTACTGCAATTAGAGTTCCAATGTATAATCGAAATCAAGAAAAAAGTAAGAGAATTGAATATCGTGTACCTGATCCTACTGCAAATATCTATCTTTTAGAAGCTGCATTATTACTTGCAGGACTAGATGGAATCAAAAACAAAATAGATCCTGGTGATCCAGTTAAAGAAAATGTCTATAAACTCTCTACAGAAAAGAAACGGGAATACAATATTGGAACTTTACCTGTATCTTTGAAAGGTGCATTGGATTCTTTATCTAGTGATTCAGATTTCTTGGAAAAAGTTTTCACAAAAGATTTCCTTGATGCATATTCTGAACTAAAATACAAAGAATATACTGCATTTGCACAAACTCCTACAGCTTGGGAAGTTTCGATGTATGCTGATGCTTAA